A genome region from Brassica oleracea var. oleracea cultivar TO1000 chromosome C2, BOL, whole genome shotgun sequence includes the following:
- the LOC106323593 gene encoding zinc finger BED domain-containing protein DAYSLEEPER-like has protein sequence MEFLMLQTLNKIVPNMMDHKHLSLLEEEVSDIFAMATVLDPRLKLKLAEFCFGKVDKNSLERKMKHLREKLQTLLSAYENKETSNSPSAETHEAAPDQVAEDEESGNFSNYDDFFSFCKANVVVSGKSPLEIYLEEPPIDGKVFASLDILDYWKENSKRFGALALVARDLLSIPITTVASESSFSIGSRRKMKNMLMMRHNHPLNPLSMKKMTLEENRFISVSV, from the exons ATGGAGTTCTTGATGCTGCAAACGCTGAACAAGATCGTACCAAATATGATGGATCACAAACATCTCAGTCTCTTAGAAGAAGAAGTCAGCGACATCTTTGCTATGGCTACAGTTTTAGATCCACGTCTGAAACTAAAACTTGCAGAGTTTTGTTTTGGTAAAGTTGACAAGAACTCTCTGGAAAGAAAGATGAAACATTTGCGTGAAAAACTGCAGACCTTGCTTAGCGCCTATGAGAACAAGGAAACATCGAATTCTCCTTCTGCAGAGACACATGAAGCTGCTCCAGACCAAGTTGCTGAGGATGAAGAAAGTGGAAATTTCAGCAATTATGAT GACTTCTTTTCATTCTGCAAAGCAAATGTTGTTGTTAGTGGAAAATCACCACTGGAGATATACCTCGAAGAACCACCTATAGACGGAAAGGTGTTTGCGAGTTTGGATATCTTGGACTATTGGAAAGAAAACTCGAAACGTTTTGGTGCATTGGCTTTAGTGGCGCGTGACCTTCTTAGCATACCTATCACAACCGTAGCTTCTGAATCGTCTTTCAGCATTGGGTCCCGA AGGAAGATGAAGAATATGTTGATGATGAGACATAACCATCCTTTGAATCCATTATCGATGAAGAAGATGACGCTTGAGGAGAATCGTTTTATTAGTGTTTCAGTTTAG